GTCAAGCACTACGTTGAATGCCATCGAAAACGACCATTGCCTACAGTAATGAGCTCCAGACGAGTCCATCGGACATTTTTTATCCCCGGATAAAGATGACATTAGTCGAGATATGGAGTCGAAAATTACTAAACTTGAGAGTGAACTGATTGACGTCATTAATACGCAAATCatcttcttccaatctggatTTATTAAATCCCAAGTGAAAAAAGAGACATTTTGTAATCATAATTATGTTAGAAGTATGCATGTGGTGTAATAAATTATCTACGATGATGTTCACTAACCTGTGTAAGAACTGTCTCACTCCACATCTTCTGCCACCCTCTAAGGTCCTCGCTCAGTTGCAGAATTTTCGATTTACATGTTTACTTGGTGGCAAGCAATTATAGGCAAGTCTCCGTTTTGTGTATTTCCTATTGTTATCACCCTCTTCATTTGTTGCATACTTCACAATATCAAATCATCGAACCGATCTGATGTTTTAACTTTTGAAGTTTCAATGCCCCATTGTCTTGGTTTTTGTGTACAAGCTATGACTTCTGGAATTGCTTTAATACCACTCTCTGTCTTCACTGTATAATTTACACCTTTTAAACAAATATAAGAGAAAATATAAGTTTGAGATGTtttgatatatacattatatgatACATAGTAAACTAGACTAGTATACTTGTAAATGCCATTTCTAATCAAATACTGGCTATAAATTTATCGTCAATCACCATTGACACATTCAAGTTGGCACAGCAATTCTTCTCAGGCGATTGTTATAGTCTAGTACACCCCGATGTCACTAGTATAGCCGGCCCTCACAGGAAAGCACcgatgtagtcctgcttgcgtTTCGCTCAGGGACGACTTATTTCGATGTGCAAACAGCAGGACTACCACCGAGGTGGCTCTTGTCATTCCTCGCCGGAACGGCTAGTTCGAACATCCGCGGTATTTTTCGTCGCAGAACATTACCCAACAAagaaatcacacataactcataaacgcttccattctacaGTAAAACACCAAATGGAAACCCACTAaagtattatttcatttctcataCCTTGGTACTAGACACTCGACTATAATAATATACCAGTGAGTTAAATAGCTAATACGGAAGTAATTAGCTTGCATACGGAGctgagtaagtcgtcccttcgaTCCTGTTGAGCGCTTgagaaacgcgtgcaccgtctgcaatcAGGACTAGGGAGTAATGGAATACTCGTAATTAATTTGCAATAGTGTCCGAACGTTCTATTTGTATATGAGTGCCAAATTGTTGAACACCGtatattgttgtttgtatttttaccaAATATTAGTATTGTAGAATAAGAAATTATTTcacaatgatgaaaataaacaaaagcaGACACCGTTGTACTTGTAGGATACAATGGAAATAAACGGTTTCGTAAATCAACTCAGTGCAGTTACCTCTCAACTAGATCTATTTTTCCGGTCTTAGCTAGACGCGTTACGGCACTGCAACCACCTCTTCAGTCGAGGAACAGTACATACTTCAAACCGAACAATCAATAACAGCTCTGGGATATGAATTTTGTCATCAGAATCTATCTCATATGCAAGCTATTACAAGTAAAACGTTGTAAACAACCGGCGGGCATATTTCGTCTGCGTGTGTCGTCTGCAAACCGCAAACCGCAATAAATCCCAGAGTTCAGCGCGAGAGGATAATCTCGAGCATGCGTATTGTGCTTTGCAAGTCTGCTATTATGATGGCTTGGGCCATCTGAGGCAGTCTGAGCGAATCGTCTTGGCCAAAAACACTtttctgtttatatatatatatatatatatatatatatatatatatatatatatatatatatatatatatatatatatatatatatatatatatatatatatatatatatatatatatatatagttttggtagtactggaactctttcttgggtgtaactcggagtttcacgcatattgcgatcatcagacactgatgatcgcaatatgcgtgaaactccgagttacaccaaagaaagagttccagtactaccaaaactattacgctctgccactgcggtatagagcactgtcttagcagattgatactcaccgagttatatatatatatatatatataaatcaattAATCAGGAATTGTTTCTGGCCTAGAAAACGTTAaaaagaatgtgtgtgtgtgtttgtgtttgtttgtttgtttgtttgtgtgtgtgtgtgtgtgtgtgtgtgatgtgtatgtatgtatgtatgtatgtatgtatgtatgtatgtatgtatgtatgtatgtatgtatgtatgtatgtatgtgtgtgtaatctGATATCACACAACTAATTAGTACAGTACACAGGAAATAAAAATCGAAACTGGCAGACACAATAACCAAGACATATGACATAGAACATCTTGTCTAAGTTAAActacaaaatttaatataaaacaaaagacaaatattttaggtaaaatattcaaaaatgatataaagTCACTACTAATATACGTCAAAAACATGGCCAAATAATGGTACAAACGTACACAGAAAAGTTCctaataattatgaaaaatgacCAAATTAATCGAACTATCTAACATCAATCTTATTAatatccgatgtagatgtcggctaatcgttctgtgctattttaccttcgttattttgcctgaattgaccttcttggtacatgtttacattttttagcctgatcgcctcctctacaggctaaaaaatgtaaacatgtaccaagaaggtcaattcaggcaaaatcaCGAAggaaaaatagcaatgaacgattagccgacatctacattttaattttaatcagattgatctaACATCTACAATCGCCTGATCatagcgccacctagtggtcagttgtaaaTATGGAATTGCTCTGTAATTTGTCATTgtgatgaggatcgtcgaccaagAGAGATTCAAAGTTCGAtactaaaaaaaaactttgaactgtttgtgtgttataatAAGCTTTGTAAAtcaatagtcgattttccggttccaagatgcattgcgcgagatgATGTCGCTTACGTTGTTACAGTTAGCCGTCTTTTGTCtatattacgtttgaaataacatttttatcaggaaattatggaaacacatgttgacctctttgattatgggtgattttatacAACAAAAACTAAACATCAtcaatgacagacagtgattttacaggtgaacccagggtacggtcatgtgacaaccatccccctgagtagcgcgtgTAAAAGTTAAACCCTGAGCGCGTACATAATACATAGTATTGTATGGAGAGGAGCgaaatgcatcttggaaccgacaACAGGTCTATTGATTTACCAAGCTGATGAAAAAATAGACAATGCAACATACGAACAGGCAAAATATACATTCACGTGTTTTCTAACTCAGGTCAAGTTTTATTGGGCGATCTCAAATAAAATCCAAAAATTAAAGTGGcgatatggatgagaatttggtatttatttttgatttttatttgataaaacagcttcaatatgtttttctacttgaaaaaataatgtgaaataacatatatcaagtctatgtttgcaactcaataaactgcaaaagattaaacaatgtgtaaaatgtttgttattgtacgtacaataacaaactttttacactttttgcatctttttgcaatgtggcggctgtcattccactggatttacagtgcagagggtgtcattcaactaactgaatgtagaaaagggtgtcattccactgtttacatactgtgaatgttgtcattccagtttcaaagcattggaaatgctgtcattccacttatgctatagagtggcggctgtcattccatttGTTTACGGTGTAGAGGGTGTCaatcaactaactgaatgtagaaaagggcgtcattccactatttacatactgtaaatgctgtcattccagtttcaaagcattaGAAATGctgttgtcattccacttatgctgtagagtggcggctgtcattccacttgttaaacagtgcagagggtgccattcaactaactgaatggaGAAAAgtgtgtcattccactgtttacatactggaaatgctgtcttaccagtttcaaagcattgaaaatgctgtcattccacttatgctgtagagtggcggctgtcattccacttgttttagAGTGCAgtgggtgtcattcaactaactgaatgtagaaaagtgtgtcattccactgtttacatactagaaatgctgtcatttcagtttgaaagcattgaaaatgctgtcattccacttatgctatagagtggcggctgtcattccacttgtttaaAAGTGCAGGGGTACCATTCAACTAACTTAATGTAggaaagggtgtcattccactgttgactcactggaaatgctgtcataccagtttcaaagcattagaaatgctgtcattccactatgctgtagagtggcggctgtcattccacttgttaaacagtgcagagggtgtcattcaactaactgaatgtaggaaagggtgtcattccactgttgactcactggaaatgctgtcatacCGGTTTCAAAGCattagaaatgctgtcattccactatgctgtagagtggcggctgtcattccactggttttacagtgcagtgggtgtcattcaactaactgaatgtagaaaggtgtgtcattccactgttgactcactggaaatgctgtcatgcATTTTCTATCATTCGTTTTTGGGTCACCCATTCTCGACATTCTAGTCACGCCTACCGCATAACAATGTTAGTGAGTCAGATGTGTGTAAGTTACAGGTCAACTCGTCTGCAGTACGTCAACATCACATATATCACAGAGAGCAACGCCGGAAAAGGAAGCATCGGGTTGTCAATTTCTTCCAGTACGAACAGCCTTGTTTTTAgtaatttattgagtaacaCACGTCATATGTTACTATGGGTACCCAGAGATCCACGTCTGTGTCAGTGAAAACTCCGAGCAATGGATTATCAGGATTCAAGCTGGCCAAGAGAATATGCTTACACAGTGTGGTCCTTTTTACGGTAACATTCTGTGTAATTCTTCCTTTGATCTGCTACAATAGAACGTTTTCGGTTTATTTTCAACTCCGACCGACAAATGATATTAACATAGTATCGAAGCTGACGAGGAAGCGAAACGAAGCGGCGAGGAATGCGATGGGATATTTTGAGAACGGGGAAGATATTTTTGGGCGGGTCAACCAGTCATATATAACCAAACCTCCATACATTGCCATTGGTATTGTGACCGTGACCAGATTTGTTGACAATTCAAAATATGTGTCCTTTAAACCTAAATATATCTTGGAAGTAGCAGCgagggtcaaaatgatattagATAAAATTGACCCTGAAATCCGATCTCGCATTCAATTTTCTGTCTGTAATGCTGAATTAGATCCCGTGAAGCACGAGGAGGCCGTGTTTTTATCGAAGTATGTCAACGTGATAAAACGAGATATGAACGCGATGTCACATAAATCGTCTAATGTCTACGAGAACGAGAAACATGATTACGGATTCTGCTTGGAGAAAATGGCCAAATTTGACGCGAATTACACTTTGATTTTACAAGACGACGCATTGCTACATTGGAATTTTATAGAtgtactattttatttattaacgaCGAAAGTAGAGCGGAAGTACAGCCGCGGGGATTTGATCTACAACGCCAACCAGACAAATATAGCCTCCCTCAAACTCTACTTTCCTGAAAAATGGCAAGGCTACGGATGGGAGTACCGACAACTGATGGAATTGCTGGCTGTTGGATTAACTTTCGGGTTTGCTTTAGCCGGGTTTTACGAAAACCTTATTACTCAAAGTATCACTGAGAAACGATTCGCTAGAATATTTGTATTGCTAATTTGTGTAGTTTATTGGATTTTGGTCGCAAAGGCTGTTGGGAGACAAAATCTACTACAACTACGTGGTATATCGCCTCAATTTCATGTTATACAGAATGCTCCTAATTGCTGCATCCCTGCTGTATTGTACACACGTCCCCATGTTGACGAGGTGGTGGAATTTTTACAGTCTCCGAATCTAAAATGTAGTAAAGAGTCTCCGTTGGATATTAACCTTGCAGTTCATCTTGACAAGTTAGGTTTGGACTCCTATCTTGTTGTTCCTAATATGGTTGATCACATTGGTCTGTTCTCTAACTTACACAAAAACCCTAAAGACCCGAAATCATACTTTCCGTATCGATAaatgaatgagagagagagagagagagagagagagagagagagagagagagagagagagagagagagagagagagagagagagagagagagagagagagagagagagagagagatcagtTTAATAACAGTTGATTCGAGGGAATATTTTGATGAACATAAATGACAAGTTCTCCAGAGATATTTAGATTCTTTATACCGAATTCTTACAAGTATATTCAGATATTGTATTCAAACAATTGTAgattaaatatatttgtaaaaaatgacAGGTAACCCCCAAATGAATATTTAAGCACCACTAACGTCACACGTCAAATAAGATACGATTctagtctgtgtttgtattgtgtgtttacatttattacacTGACCCTGACAAAAATAACACATTGGTGACAGAATGTCATTATAACTGGTTCAACGAGTACATTAGCCTGTCAGATCTTGGAGTAATATCTACTTCAAGGTCAGCTAGATACAGACATGTGTGCCACGCTCAGCCAACACTCATCATAGAAAGCTGATAAGAAGCCTGACagagctgaacaacacgacgtatcatACAGTCTAAGACCACTTTTGTACGTGCTGTCACTTGATACGCCCTTTATATTATTCAAACATCTGCTGTCCACATAGATATAGACAGACCACTCTCACAGATCAACCGTTGAGAGTGTGGTCTATAAATCTCCATTTCAACCGTTGAGAGTGTGGTCTATAAATCCCCATTTCCCCGGGGCAGTCTGAAAAATCCGCTCCGATGACGTCATATATGTACAGTTGTATAAACTATAAAAGTCAATAGCCAACAGCAGTAGAACAACTTGagatgtttatccatatgctgaTCAAGCCATATtgttatatatacaatatacattataatttcactgttgctatggacagtGTAGGCCGGGGGTGGGGTTAGTTAGACCTTGGAGTAATCCAAGGTCAGATTCGTGAATAGCTATCGTCCCTGAGTATTAAAGGCACACTAAGTGCGCCCCGCCCGAGCTGACAACGGTCACCTCACTTCTCACGGCTTCGACGCTCGGGGCGCACTTTGTGCACCTTGCGAAGGGATGCGACGATAGTTACGAGTTTGACAACGAGACTGGGGTGGGTAGAAGAAAGTACTCAGTTGGCATAATTTCCGACAAAGGTATGCCGGCCAGGGTCCAATTAACCACAATCACTGTGaactaatattttattcaaggaTGGACATGATACACAACAATGGCGTcattaaatgtttgttttatatttaacAAATACCGTCATCAGTGTCTGCCCCTCTCCCCAACACAATAAAGGTTGGCTTTGGAAGCCGAGGGCGGATCAACCCCGTGGCATGTTAGCGAATCTGTACACTTCAATGACTATCGCTActtacactattccgctatcttaaaatgacatttttttgaatttagGCCAGTGATGCTGAAATTGtcaattcaaaaaataaaaatgtcggTTTTCtaaggatagcggaatagtgtaaggtaagggggggggggaaccatttgatttctgggggggggggggcggaggaagTGGGTATGGCCAAATTTCCCATCactgacagcaattttttttattgtcagtCCTGCTTACAATTAGTTTTTCCATTtgcagaagcaatgcaatttttttctcgGTTACTAATTTTGTAGCACATCGCaataatttctatttttaattctgtctgttggaacaatttttttctcaagtCATCACGGGATCAATTTTTTCCCCTTCACCTGCcgacaatcccccccccccccaagatgAAATCCTCCtaccccgaaatcaaatggttttcCCCTAAGTAGCGATAGTCCTTCAAATCTACAGGAAGGCAGTGAGATATACATTTAATTCCAAAATCAACAAATACAACCAAAAGATAACAACCCATGgcatagtctcggttacccagcctcttgccgttgagggcataacccccgccctcaacggcaagaggctaTGACACTGCATTTAAACGTTTTGTCCATACTCTACAACAACTCTGCAACACTGGTCCAAAACGTGTGTACCGTGTCTATCGCGTTTCCGAAGATTGAAATACATTGACATTTAAGTCGACCGCCATGTTTGCCAGTGAGCTTGTGAAAACTGGCAGGATGGGACATTacatcatttcacacaaaaaacttaaaattaaaaactaacacaattatacattgtagCAGCAATTTCATGCTTATTTACGTCATTTCTCTTAAGCTCATCACAGGTGAATGTGGTCCGAACGTCaactaaatctactatttatggcagttactgttctttttatttatactgTAGAGCAAGTATATATgtggcagatgtcatttgcttgttcatgactgcctctgcagttgtcttcactgaagtagggagggttattttttgtgtttccccacggatctgcagaccgtatgggctggacaaacacacacacacacacacacacacacacacacacatacacacacacatacatacacacacacacacacacacacacacacacacacacacacacacacacacaaacgacGCGGGGgtatgcgcgcgctgaccagagacaattcttttcttttttttggccatAAAGAATTTTTTAGCAGCGAAGTGAATGCCCTTACTTATATATATGGACACTTGGATAAGGATTGAGTTTTTTAGTTCATAAAACGATGCCATACCGGCACTGCAGGCCAATGAATCATTTTGGTCGTTAGAGGCGCTATATATTTCAGGTAACATTCCAGAGAGC
This portion of the Glandiceps talaboti chromosome 19, keGlaTala1.1, whole genome shotgun sequence genome encodes:
- the LOC144450111 gene encoding GPI-N-acetylgalactosamine transferase PGAP4-like; translation: MILDKIDPEIRSRIQFSVCNAELDPVKHEEAVFLSKYVNVIKRDMNAMSHKSSNVYENEKHDYGFCLEKMAKFDANYTLILQDDALLHWNFIDVLFYLLTTKVERKYSRGDLIYNANQTNIASLKLYFPEKWQGYGWEYRQLMELLAVGLTFGFALAGFYENLITQSITEKRFARIFVLLICVVYWILVAKAVGRQNLLQLRGISPQFHVIQNAPNCCIPAVLYTRPHVDEVVEFLQSPNLKCSKESPLDINLAVHLDKLGLDSYLVVPNMVDHIGLFSNLHKNPKDPKSYFPYR